In Coffea arabica cultivar ET-39 chromosome 9e, Coffea Arabica ET-39 HiFi, whole genome shotgun sequence, the genomic window tttttttttttttttttaattcctttGAGTAATTTTCCCATTATATTAAGGTTTAAATTCATCCCCTCGATTGTCCGCACCAAATAGGCGTTGTTTGGAGAGGAATTTTTTACTGAAAAATCTGTACGTTTTTCGTGAACATATTTTtaaatcacctttttatttcacatatattaaatcgttacagtatattttctataaaaacttcaaaaaattgcaatccaaacacgaCCTTAAATCTCGattctaataataataattccaACAAAAAGTGAAAGAGGTTTTGATCTAATAATTAAAGCAAAGAATGGAAGAATTAAGGAGTTATTGGATTCAAATTCTCCTCTGCTACTTCTGGCTGCAACTTGCCACGTCactgtttgatgaattttggcGGGTCCACGTAGGTTGGTACATATACCGATCCACGTCAGCGAAAAAGGGTCACTGTCCCCTTTGACGTCTGCTTGGATTTTGGCTGATGTCCCAAGAGCGAGCGAAATTTCATGGCACGGGTTTAAGCTTTGCACCTTCCTATTTTTTGGCTGCTGATAGAGATGGCATTGGTACCAACAACAACAACACATGCCATGGGGTAGAAGATAATTATTACTTTCACTCCTAATTTAGCTGCTCGAAGTTAATAACAAGAATTCAACGTATTATTAATATATGATTGATTATTCCGTAAACAATAAGGAAATCTGTTGATATTTTAGAGGGTTTGGAAAAACTCAACAGTCTCTTTCTAGCTGCACAAGTTCTTGATACTCTTTCTATCAGACTGCGACAGTTGATCATGAAGAagcattaattattatttttgacGTGGCCCTCTGTCTGGATTTGAATGACCCCTAGAAAATTCAGTTACTAAAattggagaaagaaaagaagaagaagaaaaagaaataccgTCCAACGAGTAAAATCCGACCAGGGTTTTGCATGAAGATCCTGACTAGAATTAAAAAGAAAGTTTTCAGAATCCCAATAGTCTAAATGCATTCAAGTCAACAATAatcttacccaaaaaaaaattctttttttgaaTTGCTTTGTCTGCTCGGAACAGATGTATTAGTTAACTGGGAAAAGGAGCTACGAAGCCAAATTCTTGGGTTGAGAAAACTGATCAAAACAGAAGAGAATGCCATGCATTCTAATATATTTGTTCAAAAGCACTTGAGCGGCAACATAATTCAAAGTTCTCATTCGGCTTTGCTACTGCAGATGCAATGCTGCATGGCTTAAAATCATTATgcctttcctctttttcttttttttcttttgggactTCAGTTTATGATATAGTTTAATTAGATTCTTTCTCCCTCTCAATTTGACAGTACATCAGACAATTACCAtttgtaattttaaaatttggcAGACGAGTTACACAGATTTAGTTTAGTCGAACATGAAAGCACTACTATAGTCCCAGTCACCTACGTGCCCTACTGCACAAAACACAGAATGAGCCACTCAAGAAAAGCTATGATGGCCAACGTTAAATGGCCACCTCCACCATGTGGAATTGCCAATCCACAAAAAGTTATATTATCAAACAATTAATAAGGCAAAAAATCCTCAATCaacacaatatatatatatagtttaatTTCATCCTCTGCAAAGTAAAAACATTTACAACTAGACATCGTCCTACTGTCCTTCCTGTCACAGATTTGATGCGTGATGTCCCCCGTTCCTCTCTACCATTATTTATGATTAATCACCACTCTTTTACTTCTCTATAAATACCCTCTCACATTCCTTTCTTCTCGTCACCTCCTCATTCGCTCACTCCCTCACTCACTCTCTACTTCTGCCTTTTGCTTCCGGCCCTCttctatctttttcttttttgattccATAGTTCACTAGTTCTCTTTGATTAGCAATGGCTACCGCTGAGGTACATAATAATattactttttcttctttctttcttttgtttttttttccctccactTTAGCTTTTCTCGTATTCATAGTCTCGTTGAGCGTTGTATGTCTGAATTCTGAAGTTGAAAGTTATCAGAATTCAATACACAGCCGACGAAGCTAGCTCAAGAAACCACGTTAATTGGGTGTATAAATTAAGACTTTGCTAGTACTCCTACTTAAAGGGTGAagtatttatattttgtattgATGATCAAGTTTATGATCTTCGATTTTATTTCTTGATCCGTGTCATCCTGTTTCTTCTCAAAAACCATTAACACTTTGGAACACACGTACTAGCAAATCATACATGTAAACGATCGGATCAACTTGTGATCGATTCATCAAATAGCAGTTTGCCTTAAAATAGGTAAAAGCATGGAAGCTAGTAACCTAAATAATACAGCAAAAAATAGATTGAGGGCCTGTTCTAAATTTTCCTGAAACCATTGGAGTGGTGTACGGTCGGTTGGGCTAGCCAAAGCCGACCATTAATATCATCCAAAGATCCATCACAATCTATAGCGCCTAAGGATCATATCACCACTATCTAACTCGATAAATTCGCAAGCTTTTTACTTGCTGGCCAGCCAAATGCTCATGATCGATCAAGCAAAACCATTTACTATCATTCTCATAGTGAGTCTCTGTTGTTTTCAGGTTGAATCAGTTCCAGGTCCAGTTGCAACCGAGGTGGAAACTACCATCCTAGAGGCCCCCAAGGAAGAGACAACAGTGGAGACAGCAAACCCTGAGCCAGCGGCCGAAAAAACAACAGAAGCCCCAGCTGCAGCTGAGGAATCAATTGCTGTTCCTGAAGCCGAGAGAGAAGCACCGGTTGAAGTTGAGACCAAGGAAGTTGTGCAGGAGGAACCGCCCAAAGTTGAAGATCCTGCTGTTGAAGAGAAAACAGAAGAAACTCCTGCAGTCAAAGAAGCTCCAGCAGCAGAAGAAGCACCAGTAGCAGAAGAAGCAGCCAAGATCGAGCCAGTTGAAGAAGTAACAGCCccggctgctgctgctgctgctgaagAAGTAGCTGCAGCTCCGGCTGAGGAAGCTCCTGCAGCCAAAGAAGAGCAAGCAGCTCCGGTTGTCGAGCAGGGGAGCACTGATGTTCCAGTGGAGAAGAGTGAAGAGTAGAAGGCATCCAATACGCGTAGGTTGAATTGAGATACTGCAATATGTGGTTGTTTCTCTTCGATTTTCTACTAGGCTTGCATGCTAAAGTTGGTTTAAATAGtttgttttgctttttgctTATATTTGGTTTACTATTGTTATGGTTATGGTTCTGCTTATGAGACTATGAAGCGAGGCTTATTTTTAGTATGGGTTTCAAGAGCTAGAGCTTATACCGTCCCTGGGGATTGGGTGACCTCACCATACAGGCACAGCAGGGCTACCTGATCTTGCGTGACAGCAATGAGCAACTTCCAACTGTGGTGATGGTCATCGGCAGTCATGCTAGTGGATTGAACGGGATAGAAATTGTCATGGTTATTGGGTTAATTTGATTTACTTTGTCTACCATGGTTTGATGGATGTATCTCTAGCTTCCAGTAATAAGAATATCATAttgttgatttttgttttatcaTTCTCAAGTGGTCTGGTTCTGCGTCTACCTAGAATTTCCTATTACCTTGTGGCATGCTTCAAAGGTATTCTTTTTCCGTTTCTTCTCCTCTGCTCGTCCTTTTGTTTGGAGAATAGATGGTCGGacatgggaacttgaattggaCAATTAATTCGGGGGGTTTCCATCATCCGCAAAGAAGATGATAGAAGAGTTCCAAACAGAACTGTAAATGAGATGTGCATCTCACTTTCTATAGCATTTCCATACGAATGTGACATCAAAACCGTATCCTTTGATCATCTGCCTATATTTTTCTGAGCAAAAAGAAAATTCGGGCATTGAATGGGAATTCCCTCAGGTCCACACATCTCCCCTGCGGCCGCTACCACATTACCTACTTGCCTTTGACATGAATCCTCACTTCAACATGGTTGAGGACAATTCAAGGGCAGCAACAAAACAATTCATTCCTGGACGTCAAAACAGTTGGTATCTTAAAAATGGCATGCTTCATTCCATATCCAGCTGATAGAGATAAGCTGTTAAAGAATGGCCATTTGCCAACTCATGGCTCTCTATCCCAATAACACCACGTAAAATTAACAATCGGCTTCTAAATCATGCATTGTTTTCTCAGCCAACATTTGTCCGCTTTCCGCAtcaggagaaagagagagcctTCGATAATCGGTACAATAGAAACATGCAAGGTCTGCATACATCTCTGTGTGCACCACCCAAAATGTAGCGTCTctatgaaacaaaaaaaattagacaCAGAAAAGCTAGCTGAACACAGATCAAACAACCAGCCTCCGACACGCCCCTGCACCTTCGAGGCGGccagaaagccttcattggctCTCAAATGAGAAAAGGTCCAAGGCGTTCCCTGCACATGTATGATTTAGAAAGacactatatttttttttcccttaacaAGAAAGAGGTAGGATTTAAGAAATGAGGAGGGAAAAGAGGAATTTGAGcccaaaactttttttttcaagtccAGTATCTCAACCTTAGCTATCAAACCAAAGGCTCCTCAATACGAAAACACTGATTTCTAAATGTGAGAAACCCCAATTTGCCCAATTTGTTAGACGATTTGATCCCCAAGTCTAATAACAAAGAACATAGCAAACAATACGATTTGATCCCTACGCCTAGAAACAAGGAAAATAACGCTCAGACAGGACCAACCAAAAATTCAGTTGATGTTTAATCCTTTCAGCCTTGACTATT contains:
- the LOC113710244 gene encoding uncharacterized protein, which codes for MATAEVESVPGPVATEVETTILEAPKEETTVETANPEPAAEKTTEAPAAAEESIAVPEAEREAPVEVETKEVVQEEPPKVEDPAVEEKTEETPAVKEAPAAEEAPVAEEAAKIEPVEEVTAPAAAAAAEEVAAAPAEEAPAAKEEQAAPVVEQGSTDVPVEKSEE